The Erigeron canadensis isolate Cc75 chromosome 1, C_canadensis_v1, whole genome shotgun sequence genome segment TCTGGTGGCGAAAATGCATCAAAGTGAGTCTGGCTAAAATCCAGCCGCCACCCGTCtcccatatatattttaacctGACAGTTCAAAAGAATTACTCTTGTAGGAGGAGGTAGGGAAATTCAGGACAAACAAAATGGTTTATTCTACCTTCAAAGTTTTCTTCACGGGTAATGATTTTGCCTTTGGGTCAAAAACTTCTCCATCGGGACCCTGGTCCATAAGAAAATCGGGCTTTCTAACATAACCACACCCTCCATTCGATTTGAACATCCCGTGCATCATCCAAAGTGATCTCCCATACCCCTAATTTCGAGAAAGGGGGAAGATTAGCATGTAGGTGAGCTTGGAAAACAAGAAGCGATTAAAGCATAAACAAATTCCACTTAAAACACTCACCTGCATATTGAAGGCAACCATTTGAGCACCATGCATCCATGCAGTAAGTGGTCTAAAGTTTGTTGAGGTAACACGCGTTCCCTTTGGAAACACCCGAAGAATATACTTTTGAGTGAATCTAGATGCCAATGAAGTCTTTTTAGTACCAAAATAAATGAATTCCATGCTGTCACTTTGAATGTCAAATTTGTATTCTCCAAATTTCTaagtactcgtattattttggTTTTATCACTGATGCTTAGAGGTCAGAAAATTGATGGGTGGGTAATGGGACAACATGGGTAATTGTTATGTATGGGTTGGATTGGATTGACGTGAAACCCATTTTACTTTTTACTCTATCAACAGATGATTATTGAGTAAAATGGGATTACAAAAATAGCTTTGTTTCAATATTTTATGTAACCttatgaataaaatgattaaaacaTTTTTCTGCGTTAAATATACTCTTTGAGTGGCCTTCAATAGTTCAATCGATTCAACGCATTTGATTTATATCTTCTTTAGCTACTTTTTCTATCCTGGTAAAGATAAAATACCACCTAAATCGATTAACATTAGTAAATGGTTCAGATATGTTAGCTGTACtgaatttattattatagtttacaatacttattattattgttttcctAGTGCTGAAGCCAAAGTAAGACAACTTACTAGTTTACCTGACTATATCTGCTCCATATAGATTCGAAGCTTTTTCAAGGGCCTGTTCGCTCACACTAAGACGTTTGGCTTTCCCTGGTTCATCTCTTAACGCCTTTCTTGTACCATTTTTTGGTTTAGAGGCATGAATTGCAATAAGGTGTTTGTACTCGGGGGCCGCTTGATGTCCAAATTTTTCATCTTcaatatcatcatcttcatagTCAACACCAAGGATTTCTGACAGTGGTTGACTTGTGCTAGAGCTTTCACTTTCAAGGGTTGATTCGCTCACACTAAAACGTTTGGGTATCCCTGTTTCATTTCTCAACATCTTTTTTGTTCCATTTTTTGGTTTAGAGGCTTGAAGGTGTTTGTTCTCAGGGGCTACTTGTCCAAGACTTTCATCtttaatatcattatttttatagtCAACACCAAGGATCTCTGACAGCGGTTGACTTGTGCTAGAGGTTTCACTATCTAAGGTTGATTCGCTCACACTAAAACGTTTGGGTATCCCTGAttcgtttcttaacatttttcttgttcCATTTTTTGGTTTAGAGGCTTGAAGGTGCTTGTTCTCAGGGGCTTCTTGAAGTCCAAGTTTTTCATCtttaatatcattattttcataGTCAACACCAAGGATCTCTGACAGCGGTTGACTTGTGCTAGAGGTTTCACTATCTAAGGTTGATTCGCTCACACTAAAACGTTTGGGTATCCCTGTttcgtttcttaacatttttcttgttcCATTTTTTGGTTTAGAGGCTTGAAGGATTTCTGACAGCGGTTGACTTAAGCTAGAGCTTTCACTATCAAGGGCTGGTTCGCTTACACTAAGACGCTTGGGTATCCCAGTTTCGTTTCTTGACATCTTTCTTGTCCCACTCTTTGGTTTAGAGGCATGAAGTTGGTGGTTCTCGGGGGATACTTGATGCCCAAAATTTTCATCTTTAGTATCTGCATTTTCATGGTCAACACCAAGGATCTCTGACAGCGGTTGACTGGTGCTAAAGCTTTCACTATCAAGGGTTGTTTCGCTCACACTAAGACGGTTGGGTATCCCTGTTTCATTTCTTAACATCTTTGTTGTTCCACTTTTTGGTTTAGAGGCATGAAGTTGCTGGCTCTCGGGGGCTGCTTGATGCCCAaaattttcatctttaatttTTGCATTTTCATAGTCAACACCAAGGATCTCTGACAGGGGTTGACTTGTGCTAGAGCTTGCAATATTCATTTCACTTGCGCTGTATCTCTCATTATCCTCATCTTGATCACTTTGGCTCTGCTATTAAAAAGCCAGATTGAAATAAACTGATCCAATATCGAAAAAGTAATTAAACGATTTCTTTTTTCAGAATTACCCAAAAGAAGACATAAAAGAATCTACAGTTTGCTAGAATGGGAAACTTAGTACAAATTATGAGAAGTGAATGCCAAGAAACACATTGTTGTAGGTATCTTGAGTACAAATTTGGTGGTAACAATTTTGACCTATGATTTGGGTTGTGTAGCTTAGAGGGCAACAGGTAAAAATTCGCTAAAAGATCAATATTGATGCATCTCCCAAATGTTTTTATTCACACATGTACAATATTATTGTAATAAAAGAACACCATTATCATAAATAACacattaactattaataaaaaGGAGTGGATAAATAAGTTTATGGGTCAAACCAATCTGACCCAGCCCATTATGACGCCGCACTAAAAATCATCGTGTTTGACCCTTAACTAACCACTAACCCCAACCCATCTTGATCTTAACCATTTCTCCAATACAGCATTCTTCTACTTGTATACGAATTCTATCATTCTTTCTAAAGGGATGTACATTGGACAATGACATTTGGAATTCAATTTCTATAACTTTTGATGGAAAATCTAAATGTGTAGTACCACTTTCAGAAGATCGATAGTTTGTTTCAATAGTATATAGCGTAGTACAATAGTTCAAAATTTAATCGCTTATTTATATAAGATGAGAAGATTAGTATATTCTTAGCTCACCTGCTGATCTTCCAACTCTTCATCAGAAGAATCTTTATCCAGTGACGAACGTTCTTTATTCTTGGATTGAAGGTATTCCTTCGGGGGTTTTGTTGATAGAATGATGTGATGTTTTAATGCATCTGGCGAAGGGAATTCCTCTTTGTCACTGGCCTTAGGGAAGTATAACATATCCCCAAAAATACTTGTAACCATCTAAAGTTTATAAAtgatgatttagtctttaaaatGGAACAAATAGCTATAACTGGTAAACATCAAATGGATATATGAAGCTAACCTCTGCAACCTTGGCTTGAAGATTTGGTGTTAGATGGTCCTCTAAAGTAATAATAACAGGATAAGGAGAATTTACGAAAGCATGCTCTTTGATTGACTTTAAACATTTCTTAAGCGTTACTGGAGTTGTCAACGTCCTATTTTCATCAAAAGTTTGAACACAAAACCATGTAAATAATAGATATATCATGAATAAAAGCTTGTTCACATGGATGACAGCTGACAATATGGGTGGGCAGAttgggttgggtaatgagtTTGGGTTAAGATTACTCACAAACAGTTATTTGTAAAATTAAGAACagatatgaatatataataagttagtGATGTCTTAAAAACATCACTATCATGGAAGTAAATCTaaatcttcaaataaaaaagatttcCGAGGCTTACTGCCTTGCTAGATTAAATGTAGACTTTTGGTGACTTTCAACCCGTTCAACAAATTGACCAGTTCTCTTTATCATAGGACTTGTTCGAATTGACATAAGCAACTCAACTCAACCCTTTCATAAGTAATGGGTGAAAACTCAAAACCGACAACTCTAAACAGAAACAAAAATGGATATGCATACCTGCCATGAAGTACATGTATCCTATCTTTTGAACTACTTGGCCATAGATCAAGCTCTATTGCCCGAACACCTCTTTGAAGAGCCTTTATGATTGGCACTTCACTACAATCACTGCTGAGTTGATTTCCGGTAAGGTATGAGTTGTGAccagtatatataaaataatgttgCAACGGAGCGGTCATATCATGGTGTACCTGAACTCAtacaaattactaaatataCTTGCTTGTATAGTTAAACAACCCAATACTGAACAAAGAATAAAATGCATAAAACTCCATCTAGTATTTgtatgaaaatccaaaaaatgtgTTGGTATGCATCAAACTTAATGATATAGCTTTATCTTATGAAAAAATGGTGCTTAATAACATACCAAGCAAGAAAATGCAATTAAACATTAATGCAATTCAACATGCAAATAACAACATACCAAGTCAGATGATACTAACATGTCACAGTTGCTTGATAGTTCATGACATTACATGTATCAGgtgaaattttttgttttagaatATTCACATTGCCTATTTCCATATAATTTGTTCACTTAATCATTGAAGAATTTAGCAAAGAAACTATCTTTGTCCTTGGGTACCTCTACCACATTTTTCATTACCTTCAAGAAACTTTATCTTTGACTTTCTATGAATAACTGACTCGTTATCCATCCACACTAATTGCTCCATATtcaatatgtttttcttaaagTAAACCACATGTTTTTTTGGTCATACACGGGGGTGTAAACCTACAActtatgtacatgtatatattgcTAGCTAGGACAAAGACCATGTTACTCTAATTTACAACTATATAATTAACTCACAAGCCTTGACCAAAAAATGATATCAAACTCAATTGGCACATGATACTATTATAACATCAAATATCTATATATGCTCTTACATTTCCTAAACAATTATTATAGATTAGAATTCAAAATGCATGAACAATATAAAAGCACAAAgaattaacaaaacaaaatcgtATACCAACCTGGGTTTTTAAGGGCCCATTGAGGTCATCAAGTAATAAATACTGAAAAAAATCATTAACACTAAAAAcataacgggtcaaatgggtttttGACGAATTCAAAACCCGATCCATAGCCCGTTCCACATCTTCAATTTTGacccattcttcttcttcttgaaatTCTATCAAAAACCGTAAAAATTTATCAGGTGACATCTCCAATTCACCGCCACAATACAATTTAAATACATCAACGACGTCAGCTGGTGGACCCAgatcattaattttaaattttcggTTAAAACATCCAAacattttgtaataattatagcTTCCCATgacattttttcttcttc includes the following:
- the LOC122585713 gene encoding phosphoinositide phospholipase C 6-like; its protein translation is MYQDDEKKDRRRKNVMGSYNYYKMFGCFNRKFKINDLGPPADVVDVFKLYCGGELEMSPDKFLRFLIEFQEEEEWVKIEDVERAMDRVLNSSKTHLTRYVFSVNDFFQYLLLDDLNGPLKTQVHHDMTAPLQHYFIYTGHNSYLTGNQLSSDCSEVPIIKALQRGVRAIELDLWPSSSKDRIHVLHGRTLTTPVTLKKCLKSIKEHAFVNSPYPVIITLEDHLTPNLQAKVAEMVTSIFGDMLYFPKASDKEEFPSPDALKHHIILSTKPPKEYLQSKNKERSSLDKDSSDEELEDQQSQSDQDEDNERYSASEMNIASSSTSQPLSEILGVDYENAKIKDENFGHQAAPESQQLHASKPKSGTTKMLRNETGIPNRLSVSETTLDSESFSTSQPLSEILGVDHENADTKDENFGHQVSPENHQLHASKPKSGTRKMSRNETGIPKRLSVSEPALDSESSSLSQPLSEILQASKPKNGTRKMLRNETGIPKRFSVSESTLDSETSSTSQPLSEILGVDYENNDIKDEKLGLQEAPENKHLQASKPKNGTRKMLRNESGIPKRFSVSESTLDSETSSTSQPLSEILGVDYKNNDIKDESLGQVAPENKHLQASKPKNGTKKMLRNETGIPKRFSVSESTLESESSSTSQPLSEILGVDYEDDDIEDEKFGHQAAPEYKHLIAIHASKPKNGTRKALRDEPGKAKRLSVSEQALEKASNLYGADIVRFTQKYILRVFPKGTRVTSTNFRPLTAWMHGAQMVAFNMQGYGRSLWMMHGMFKSNGGCGYVRKPDFLMDQGPDGEVFDPKAKSLPVKKTLKVKIYMGDGWRLDFSQTHFDAFSPPDFYTKIYMAGVPADVAKKRTKVIGDDWTPIWNEEFTFPLRVPELALLEIVVQEYDVDRDDFAGQACLPVSELRPGIRVVPLYNKKGEKFKHVKLLMRFLFV